The Candidatus Bathyarchaeia archaeon DNA segment GCTAACTTCCTCCTCAAGCTTTTCCTTAGAAATAAACCGCCCACGCACAATCACTTCCTCATCAATAGCAATACTCGGAGTACTCCTAATATCATAAGCCAACCCCTCCTTCGCCCCCTCTTCAGTCGCCATATTAACCTCTTTAAAAACTATCCCAAACTTCTGCGCCACTTCAAAAGCAAACGTCTTAGCCAAAGGGCAAGTTGGACAAGTGGGCAACGTGAAAACCTTCAATTCCATAAGGCTTCTCCCCAAAATCTATCTTAACAGCAGATAACCCTTTTTAAATCTTTCACGAACGCCTATAAGCAGAAAACGTTTAAATTAACTCTGAAACAGCATATTAAATGCTAACGAACAACACGGGCCCGTAGCTCAGCTAGGTTAGAGCGACAGGCTCATAAATACACAGCAGCTGAGAAACCTGTTGGTCAGGCGTTCAAATCGCCTCGGGCCCACCATTGCATGAAAAAAAGAGAAAAAAGAGAGGTTATTTTTAGTTGATTAAGCGTTTTCTTTGTCTTTCCAGCATTGTGGTTCCTTCAGCTTTTGTGATTTCCATTTGAGTTAAGTAAGCGTCATTAATCTTGTAATAATCGAAGCGTTTTGAGGTTGAATTTGCTACGCGTTTTTCATGAGTGATTTGCAAAATTATGTAATTTTTTCCCATTTCTAACATTTGGTACAGTTTTCCTTTAATTGTGCTAATTTTTCCTAAATCTAACTGTTTCATCTTGTTTCCCGTGATAGATATGGCTGGACGGGCAAGCATAAGTCTTCTACCGTCATGTGACTACCAGAAATAGAGCAATAGCAACGCGAATTCAATAAGAAAAACAGAGAAAACAAGAAGCTGTTTTGTCTAAGCTACAATTTTGAGGCTTTTTCTCTTTTCTTCTGGCGCCTGCTTGTAGAGCATAATATAAGGAATCAAAGACGCAATAAGCTTGTTTTCAGCCTTTTTCAAATGCTCCTGAAACGTCGTTCGCGGAACTTTCTTTTTCACAGCAATTGTTGAAACGTCAGCTTTTCTCGGCAATTTATAATAACCATAATTATAAGCCGCAAGCAACGCATTCATTTGTTTCTCTGTTAAATCAGAAAACAAAGAATCAGCCGTAAGCGCTAAAGAACTGGCAATAAACCCGTCAAAAGGAACTTTACGCAAGACGTCAAAAACGAAGCCTTTTTCTTCGATGCTTCTGAAAAACTTTTCCAAATCTTTATGTCTGAAAGCTATTACGCGGTAGTATTCCCAGCCTCCTTCGTAAACAATTGGATATACATGCAAAAGCGCGCATTCATCAATGAATTTGCTTGCAGGGTTCTCGATAGTAGAACAAGCGCATGTCTTCATGACTATATGCACTTTATGCTGGTCGGATGATTCTTCAACTATTTTGCTGATTTTAGAAAGTTCTTGCACTACGGCTGAGTATTCCTCGGGCTTTTCTGCAATCATTTCTATCACGTCGTATTCGTTATTGCACCAAAAGAACATTTTCATTGATGGAAATTTCTTGGAAATATTGCAGAATGGGCAATCGTGCGTTATTTTAAATACTACCTCAAAGAGTGGCATGATTAAAAAAATGGTACTCTGCCTATTTATTGGTTAAGCCGTCACATGACGGGAAAGCTTTAAAGTTTATTTTGCAAGTTTTATAGCAAGATTCGCAACTCGTCTCCCAAGCTCCTTACACGAGCCAAGATCTCTCTCACGCGGAAAACCCACCGCCGCAGCCCCATAATGTTTATCGTTTGCACGCCCTTGAACAATCATGCCATGCACAAGCATAACCTGCAATATGGATAGTATGGTGGTTTCTGCGCCTGTTGCTGTTCCACCCGAGCTTGTGAAGGCTGCGCCAACCTTTCCCTCAAGTTTCCCATGAACTTTAACAGACTCGTCAAACAAAGCCTTGAGCTTGGCAGACATTAACCCATAATACGTTGGCGACCCCATAACTATTCCATCAGCACCGAGCAAATCTTCAACTGTTGCTTTGTCAGCTTTCTTCACATTCACAGCCACGCCTTTAATCTCCCTTGCGCCATCAGCCACAGCAAACGCCATCTTCTCTGTATTGCCACTCTTAGAATCGTAAACAACCAAAATCTTCACCATTTCAAACACGCTCTCGACCACCAATTGGAATGACCATTCATTTTAAACCTTTCCGGTGCACTCGCATGTCCTCAAATGAGCACTAGAAGATTGTTCCACAAGGTATAAGTGTCTAAAAATGTATTAAATTGGACGTGAGGAGAACGGTAGACAACTTATAAGGGGAGAAAGGAGAGGGGATAAAATTATTTTCTACCATTCTCCTCACACAATCTTCAATATGCATGCATAGGTTGCTTTTAAATTTTTCTTTGCATCTCGAATTTAACCTAGAAAAATAGCCTTTTTCCCGGTTTTTAGCCCATTATTTGCTTGATTTTCTTCAGAGAAAAATTAGGATTTGCCAAATTCCTTTACTATTTGGTCCACGGTCATTATTTTTGCGTTGTAAACGTATTCCAGATATTTCAATCCTTGTTCATGATCTTCCTGCGTGAAGGCTTCTACGCCATCTTTGGCAATTATTATTTTGTATCCTCGGAAGAAAGCATCCGCAGCAGTATGCCTAACGCATATGTTTGTGTGTAATCCGCCCAAAACGACTGCCTTAGCACCTTCTCCTTTGTATAGACTTCTCAATAACGGTTCTAAGCCGGTTTCGTAGAAGCCGCTGTAAGTACGCTTCTCAACAACGTAATCTTTCGCCGTAGGCTTAAGCTCAGGGATTACCTCCGCCCCTTTTGTGCCCTTTATAGCGTGCTTTCCCCATTTTTCAACAACCTCAACATCTTGCGGATAGTGCGCATCGTTGCTGTAGATGACGGGAACGCCATGTTTGCGTGCAGCTTCAATTAGTCTTTTTAGGTTTGGAATTATGGACTTGGCTCTTTCGCATTTTAAATCGCCAGTTACAAAGTCGTTGAGCATGTCAATTATTATGACTGCCATGTTTTTCATGGTTGACGTCTCCTCATGTAGTAATTAATGACATATGGCATATTTAAATTGTTTACTTCGCAACCTCCAAACTGTACAACCCATCGGTGAATTTTTCACCTTTACGTTTCTGCACCAAAACAGTGTCCTCTATGCGGAAACCGCCAAAACCAGCAAGGTAAATGCCAGGTTCATTCGTAACAACATTGCCAACAACAAGCTTATCCTTACTTTCTGGACCCAATACAGGCGGTTCATGAACTTCCAATCCTACGCCATGGCCTAAACCGTGAACGAAGTATTCGCCGTAGCCAGCATCTGTTATCACTTTTCTGGCTGCTGCGTCAACTTCTTTTGCTTTTGCTTTGGGTTTTATGGCTTGATAGGCTTTCTCTTGAGCCAGTCTCACAATTTCGTAGATTTTCTTTTGCTTTTCTGACGGTGTTCCCGCCGTAAAGGTTCTTGTCATATCTGAACGGTAGAAGTGATATGTGGCGCCTATGTCAACAACCACCAAGTCGCCTTTTCTGATTTCTCTGTCAGTGCAGCCGCCATGAGGAAAAGCAGAGCGAACACCAGAAGCCACGATGGTGTCGAAGGCTGTGCCCCAGCAACCGCACTTTCGCATTGCATACTCGATTTCTGCGGCAACCTCATACTCTTTCACTCCAGGTCTTATTGTTTCATGGGCAACTTTCATTCCTTGAGTTGTGAGTTCTCCGGCTTTTCGCATTAGTTCAAGCTCTTTTTCGTCTTTCACTTTGCGAAGTTCCCAAACCAGCTTGCCTTGAATTTTCAGTTTTGCTTTGCCTCTCATGGCTTTTGCAAAAAGGCGATAACTATCATAACTAAGTGTGTCTACTGCGAGTTTTTTGATTTTGCATTCCTTCATTTGTATGCCTAGTTTTTCAGGCAATTTTTCGCCACGTTTTACAAGTTCGACTTTGAAGTCTTTTCCCTCAGCTTTTGCCTGTTCGTAGTTAACGCCGTAAACGTAAATTGTATTTTCGCCTTTTTTAGGAATTAATAAGCAAGCGGCACCTGGAAAACCCGTGAGATATATGAGGTTGGTTTCGTTTGTGACTAGAAATCCGTCGAACCCTTTCTTTTCAAAGGCTATTTGCTTTAAAGCGTTTATTCTTTTCAAGATTTTTCACCCGTGAAAGAAACTCTTATTGTTGCTTTTAACCTAAAACGTTTTTGTTTCAGCCGCCACTCACGATTGGCAATAGGATAACGTGGTCTCCATGTTTGAGTTTGGTTTTTACGCCGTCTAACTGGTTCAGCAGGTAACCGTTCACGGTGATGATGTAGTTTGCCTTCACGTCGGCGCCTTTCGGTTCATAAACAGCCTTTCGGAAGGGTTCACCATACTTTTCAGAAAGCAGTTCGAGCAGGTCTGCGATTGAGGCGTCTTTTTGAATTTCAACCTCTTCTTCTCGCATACTGCGAATTATGTTTTTTATGTGACCAAGATATTCGACTTTGATTTTCAACGATGAACTTCCTCGGGCATCTGTAATATTTATGATTTGGAGTGATTATATATTCATTTCAGTCGGTCCTAAAGTTTTATTTACTTTTGAGTGGGGCAAGTTATCTGAGCGTATAGCCTATTGAGCTTTGAATATCCTAAGCGTGTCCGTTTTGTTTGTGAACGCTGCGCAATTTGCTGTGGCGACACTGAAGAGAGGGTTAGGCAAGTTCTTCTTTTGAAAATTGAAGCCGAACGTATATCGCGGGACATTTCGAAGAACATTGGTGGTTTTGCTGAGAAAATTGAGGGATCAGAACCTTATGCATATCGTATGAAAAAGACCGAAGAAGGAAAATGTGTATTCTTGAAAGATAATCTATGCATGATTTATGAAGTGAGACCGCTAATCTGCAGGTTCTATCCTTTCCAACTTGAAAATATGGGAGACAACAAATTCGCATTCACATACACAAGCGAATGCCCCGGAATTGGAAAAGGCCCAAGCCTAAAGAGAAACTTTTTTGAAATGCTGTTCAAAGAATCAGCAAAAATCATAAGAGAAGACGCAAAAAAATGTTCTCGAATCAACGAGTACTGATTATGAAATTATCTAGTTAGTTGATAAGAAAAATTGGAAAATTGGACATATTTGTTTTTCATCGGGCAAAAGTAATTCTGCTAATAATTCTTTTATGTTTCAGCCAACAGTCTAGTTTCAAGGTGGTGCACTAGAAATGTTTGATAGGCACAAGTTGGAGGAAATCCGCAAGCTAAAGGAGAAGTGGGAGAAGGATGCTGTTGCTAAGAGTTTTGAGAAGCTCCCTGAAAAAGGAGAATTCGCAACCACCTCCGACATTCCAGTTAATAGAGTTTACACTCCAATTGATATCGCAGAACATGATTATCTGCGGGACTTGGGGTTTCCAGGCGAGTTTCCGTTTACTCGTGGCGTTTATCCAACCATGTATCGTGCTAGATTGTGGACCATGCGCCAATATGCAGGTTTCGGTACAGCAGAACAAACGAACAAGCGCTTCAAATATTTGCTGGAGCAAGGACAGAAAGGTTTGAGTGTCGCTTTTGATTTTCCAACACAAGTTGGTTATGATTGTGACCATCCTATGGCGCGTGGTGAAGTGGGCAAGGCTGGCGTAAGCGTCAGCACTTTGCGAGATATGGAAATCGTCTTTGAAGGAATCCCTTTGGATAAGATTACGACTTCTATGACGATAAATGCGCCTACAAACGTTTTGCTTGCAATGTATATTGCCGTTGCGCAAAAACAGGGCGTTGACCAATCTAAACTTGGCGGAACAGTTCAAAACGACGTTTTAAAGGAATACGTTGCCAGAGGCATGTACATTTTTCCGCCGAAGCCTTCAATGCGCATGGTTACGGATATTTTTGAATACTGTTCTCAGCGCATGCCGCAATGGAACACGATAAGCATAAGTGGCTATCATATTCGCGAAGCAGGCGCGACAGCGGTTCAGGAAATTGCCTTCACATTTGCAAATGCAATCGCCTATGTGGAAGCGGCAATCAATCGTGGTTTAGACCTTGATAAGTTCGCTGGCAGATTATCCTTCTTCTTTGCTGCGCACAATAACTTTTTTGAGGAAGTAGCCAAGTTCCGCGCAGCCCGCAGACTTTGGGCAAAAATTATGCGTGAACGTTTCGGGGCGAAAAATCCGTCTTCGTGGATGTTGCGTTTTCACACGCAAACTTCAGGTGTTTTGCTTACTGCTCAGCAGCCATATAACAACATTGTTAGAACGACGCTTCATGCTTTAGCTGCTGTTTTGGGTGGAACTCAATCGTTGCATACGAATTCGTTTGATGAAGCTTACGCGTTGCCTAGTGACCAAGCGGTGTTGGTTGCGCTTAGGACGCAGCAGATTATTGCGTATGAAAGTGGTGTGGTGGATACCGTTGACCCGTTGGCTGGTTCGTATTACGTTGAGTATTTAACGAATGAAATTGAGGAGAAAGCCCAGAAATACATTGAGCAAATTGACGGCATGGGCGGTGCTGTAGCTGCGATTGAGAAGGGCTTCATGCAACGTGAAATCACGGAAAGCGCTTATCGCTATCAGAAGGAAGTCGAGAGCAAGAAACGAATTGTTGTAGGAGTGAACGAGTTCATAACGAAGGAAGAGATTCCGATAAAAATTATGCAAATTGACCCGAAAATTGAGAAAACCTTGATTGCCAGGCTGCAACGGATAAAAAAAGAGAGAAATAACGCGAAAGTGAGTGAAGTTTTAAGCAAATTGCGTAAAGCTGCTGAAAACGAGAAGGTGAATCTCATGCCTTTCGTTCTTAACGCAGTGAAAGAATATGCAACATTAGGTGAGATTTGCGGGGTTCTGCGTGAAGTTTTTGGCGAATACAAACCTTCGACAATTTTCTAGCCGATAATGAAAAGGATTTCGCCTTCACTTACTGAAGAACCTTCGGAAACGTTAGCTTCCTGAATTACTCCATTTTTTGGCGCGGTTATTTCGTTTTCCATTTTCATGGCTTCGATGACGCAGAGCACTTGACCAGCTTTTACTTGGTCGCCTTTCTTAACTTTGACTGCGATTACTTTGCCCGTCATTGGCGCAGCTACGGCACCTTCAATGGCTTGTCTTTGTGTTATTGTTCGTTTTGTAGGTTGAAGCAGTACTGGCTGAAAGGCGGTCAGCATTGGTTTAGCTGAGGGCGTTTTTATTTCTGCTTTGAATGTTGCCTCTTCAACTTTCACTTGAAAAGGTTTTTCGCGGTCGATTGTTGGCAATTCTATCTTGTATATTTTGTCGTTTATTTTTATGCTGAACTGCTTTTCTAACGTGGATATATCGGTTTGTAATTCCACATTTAATGGTTTGTCATCGATTTTTACAGTGAAGGATTTTTCGCTTGTTTTTGTGACTTCGATTTTTCTGGGTTTGCCATCTATGCAAATTTCGTATGTTGGCATCGTTATGCACCGTATTCTGTTAGGCTTTGTCTGCCAGCCAAAATCCAATTTGATGTGGCAGTTTTGGTTCTGACTGGAATTAAGGCTTTTGTTCCACGTGAGCTTGTTAGGCATGTTGCGACTGCAACAGAAACGGCAGCAATTTTTTCTAGTTCTTCAAGTTTTTCGGGGGGGATTCCAGTTTTGGTTTCTTCGCGTTTGACTTTTCTTTTCTTGAAGAATTCTAGGGCTTGCTGTGGGAAAAGGGCGTATGTGATTTTGTCTTCTTCGCTCTCAATGTAGGGTTTCACGTCTTCTGGGATTTTGTTTAAGGCGGGTTCGAGAAGGTCTGCTGGGCGAGTTGTTATGGGTTCTTCATCGCCTATTATTTTCT contains these protein-coding regions:
- a CDS encoding thioredoxin family protein, translated to MELKVFTLPTCPTCPLAKTFAFEVAQKFGIVFKEVNMATEEGAKEGLAYDIRSTPSIAIDEEVIVRGRFISKEKLEEEVSRRLEKWKVRASKE
- a CDS encoding helix-turn-helix domain-containing protein, with the protein product MKMFFWCNNEYDVIEMIAEKPEEYSAVVQELSKISKIVEESSDQHKVHIVMKTCACSTIENPASKFIDECALLHVYPIVYEGGWEYYRVIAFRHKDLEKFFRSIEEKGFVFDVLRKVPFDGFIASSLALTADSLFSDLTEKQMNALLAAYNYGYYKLPRKADVSTIAVKKKVPRTTFQEHLKKAENKLIASLIPYIMLYKQAPEEKRKSLKIVA
- a CDS encoding NAD(P)H-dependent oxidoreductase — translated: MVKILVVYDSKSGNTEKMAFAVADGAREIKGVAVNVKKADKATVEDLLGADGIVMGSPTYYGLMSAKLKALFDESVKVHGKLEGKVGAAFTSSGGTATGAETTILSILQVMLVHGMIVQGRANDKHYGAAAVGFPRERDLGSCKELGRRVANLAIKLAK
- a CDS encoding isochorismatase family cysteine hydrolase, which produces MKNMAVIIIDMLNDFVTGDLKCERAKSIIPNLKRLIEAARKHGVPVIYSNDAHYPQDVEVVEKWGKHAIKGTKGAEVIPELKPTAKDYVVEKRTYSGFYETGLEPLLRSLYKGEGAKAVVLGGLHTNICVRHTAADAFFRGYKIIIAKDGVEAFTQEDHEQGLKYLEYVYNAKIMTVDQIVKEFGKS
- a CDS encoding Xaa-Pro peptidase family protein, with amino-acid sequence MKRINALKQIAFEKKGFDGFLVTNETNLIYLTGFPGAACLLIPKKGENTIYVYGVNYEQAKAEGKDFKVELVKRGEKLPEKLGIQMKECKIKKLAVDTLSYDSYRLFAKAMRGKAKLKIQGKLVWELRKVKDEKELELMRKAGELTTQGMKVAHETIRPGVKEYEVAAEIEYAMRKCGCWGTAFDTIVASGVRSAFPHGGCTDREIRKGDLVVVDIGATYHFYRSDMTRTFTAGTPSEKQKKIYEIVRLAQEKAYQAIKPKAKAKEVDAAARKVITDAGYGEYFVHGLGHGVGLEVHEPPVLGPESKDKLVVGNVVTNEPGIYLAGFGGFRIEDTVLVQKRKGEKFTDGLYSLEVAK
- a CDS encoding MoaD/ThiS family protein; the encoded protein is MKIKVEYLGHIKNIIRSMREEEVEIQKDASIADLLELLSEKYGEPFRKAVYEPKGADVKANYIITVNGYLLNQLDGVKTKLKHGDHVILLPIVSGG
- a CDS encoding YkgJ family cysteine cluster protein, whose amino-acid sequence is MSFEYPKRVRFVCERCAICCGDTEERVRQVLLLKIEAERISRDISKNIGGFAEKIEGSEPYAYRMKKTEEGKCVFLKDNLCMIYEVRPLICRFYPFQLENMGDNKFAFTYTSECPGIGKGPSLKRNFFEMLFKESAKIIREDAKKCSRINEY
- a CDS encoding methylmalonyl-CoA mutase family protein; this encodes MFDRHKLEEIRKLKEKWEKDAVAKSFEKLPEKGEFATTSDIPVNRVYTPIDIAEHDYLRDLGFPGEFPFTRGVYPTMYRARLWTMRQYAGFGTAEQTNKRFKYLLEQGQKGLSVAFDFPTQVGYDCDHPMARGEVGKAGVSVSTLRDMEIVFEGIPLDKITTSMTINAPTNVLLAMYIAVAQKQGVDQSKLGGTVQNDVLKEYVARGMYIFPPKPSMRMVTDIFEYCSQRMPQWNTISISGYHIREAGATAVQEIAFTFANAIAYVEAAINRGLDLDKFAGRLSFFFAAHNNFFEEVAKFRAARRLWAKIMRERFGAKNPSSWMLRFHTQTSGVLLTAQQPYNNIVRTTLHALAAVLGGTQSLHTNSFDEAYALPSDQAVLVALRTQQIIAYESGVVDTVDPLAGSYYVEYLTNEIEEKAQKYIEQIDGMGGAVAAIEKGFMQREITESAYRYQKEVESKKRIVVGVNEFITKEEIPIKIMQIDPKIEKTLIARLQRIKKERNNAKVSEVLSKLRKAAENEKVNLMPFVLNAVKEYATLGEICGVLREVFGEYKPSTIF
- a CDS encoding biotin/lipoyl-containing protein is translated as MPTYEICIDGKPRKIEVTKTSEKSFTVKIDDKPLNVELQTDISTLEKQFSIKINDKIYKIELPTIDREKPFQVKVEEATFKAEIKTPSAKPMLTAFQPVLLQPTKRTITQRQAIEGAVAAPMTGKVIAVKVKKGDQVKAGQVLCVIEAMKMENEITAPKNGVIQEANVSEGSSVSEGEILFIIG